Below is a window of Anaeromicrobium sediminis DNA.
ATTCCTTGTGTATTTACTATGTTAAACCAAGTGGGAGATACTATTTGAAGGCCTTCTATCTTATCTTCATTTTCTATATTAGGATTTTTCTTCCCCACATATTCCCAGGACAATGTTATTTTACCCTTGCTTATTTCTTTTTTTCTTTCCTTTTTCTGTTCATTTTTATCATACTGATTTATATATACTTTGTTTCTATCATGAACAACCTTTATTCCTATTAACTTTTGTACATCTAAAAGGGGCACATAGTTCTTATCATCTCTATTCAATGTATGTACATTGAGTTCTACACCCGATTCATATATTAGGCTCTGTATTTCTTCATTTTTAAAAGAATAAGTAGGCTTAAAATAAGCTCTTGTTCTTTTTTCATTCATTCTCATCTCTCTATCTAAATGTACTTTTAAAAAATCAAAATTCACATATATATTATCATTTTCCAGTATAAACTCTTCTTTTATTAACTTTCCATCAATGACAACCTTTTTAATTTTCATCTCTTCAAAAAAGTCTATTCCACCTAAAATAACACCTATTATCATACAAATTAAAATTCCCCTTACTAGCCATTTCCCACTCAAGTCATCTCCCCCTTAATAAAGTAATAATCCCATACCTGCCGATAAAACAATCCCCATAATAGGATGTATTTTTACTTTCAGTACTAAAAATAATATTAGAAAAAAGATAAGTACTCCCTTCACATCTACAATGGCCGTTTTTCCCACTGTAATAGCTGCACTTATGATTAAACCTAACACAGCAGGCCTAAGTCCTAAAAATATGGCCTTCATAGATGGCTTGTCCTTATTCTTTATAATAAATTTTGCTGAAAATGTTATGATTGTAAAAGACACAATAGTAACACCTACACTTCCTGCTAAAGCTCCCCATACACCAGCAATTTTATATCCACAAAAGGTGGCACTATTTATGGCAATAGGACCTGGTGTCATTTGAGCAATTGCCACTATATCTACAAATTGTTCCTCCGTTAGCCATGCATTTTTATATACTATTTCCTTTTGTATGAAAGTTAGCATGGCTAATCCTCCACCAAAGCTAAATGCTCCTATCTTAACAAAGGTTAAGAATATATTAATTATCTTTAGTATCATAATCTATTTCTCCCTTAAATTTCATATATCCCATAAGAGCCGATCCTATTATTATCCATATGGGATGAATCTTCAATAGGACTATACATATGACTGTACCTAATGACCATAATATAAATATTGCCCTTTTAGGTAATGATTTAGATAGTTTCACTACTCCTGATAAAATGAGAGCAACTACGGCTGGTCTTATACCTTTAAATAATGTATTCATAAGTTCATTATTTTCAAATTTTATAAAATAAACGGATACTGTACTCATAATTATAATGGCTGGCAATATGGTGCCTAAGCACCCTACAATAGCTCCCATGAATCCAAATAAATTATATCCAATATATGTGGATGTATTAATAGCCAA
It encodes the following:
- a CDS encoding chromate transporter gives rise to the protein MILKIINIFLTFVKIGAFSFGGGLAMLTFIQKEIVYKNAWLTEEQFVDIVAIAQMTPGPIAINSATFCGYKIAGVWGALAGSVGVTIVSFTIITFSAKFIIKNKDKPSMKAIFLGLRPAVLGLIISAAITVGKTAIVDVKGVLIFFLILFLVLKVKIHPIMGIVLSAGMGLLLY
- a CDS encoding chromate transporter, yielding MNNLIRMFLIFIKIGTFTLGGGYAMIPLMQEEMVEKNKWISEEEFLDILAVAQSIPGALAINTSTYIGYNLFGFMGAIVGCLGTILPAIIIMSTVSVYFIKFENNELMNTLFKGIRPAVVALILSGVVKLSKSLPKRAIFILWSLGTVICIVLLKIHPIWIIIGSALMGYMKFKGEIDYDTKDN